One part of the Tachysurus fulvidraco isolate hzauxx_2018 chromosome 23, HZAU_PFXX_2.0, whole genome shotgun sequence genome encodes these proteins:
- the c1galt1la gene encoding glycoprotein-N-acetylgalactosamine 3-beta-galactosyltransferase 1-A, giving the protein MKGVSSRSAFALGFLVGCCCLYFFLKEVWFEQSFNLWFSAQQEKQTNNNVSWMVHRYALFNLNHPHHTEEDSHVADELYKKVRILCWVMTSPSNLQSKARHVKATWSRHCNTVLFMSSKDDHDFPAVGLETGEGRDQLYWKTIRAFHYALKNHGDDADWFLKADDDTFVVVDNLRLILSNYSSEEPIYFGKRFKPYVKQGYMSGGAGYVLSKEALRRFVKGFSTKVCTHTSSVEDLAMGQCLEKMGVLAGDSRDSIQRETFHPFIPEHHLTQVFSKTFWYWNYCYYPIVLGPQCCSDVAVSFHYVDADLMYLLEYYTYHLRPYGYRYRYKPPDPSLLHTTENTDRPVKVTVKRTPHVAEQPKASNLTRQIPVKPEGQGKTEGDNVQKTVQEIKSDNSSTATFQESQRSSSGS; this is encoded by the exons ATGAAAGGGGTGAGCTCCAGGTCTGCATTCGCTCTGGGATTTCTGGTGGGCTGCTGCTGTCTTTACTTCTtcctgaaggaggtgtggtttgAGCAAAGCTTTAATTTGTGGTTCAGTGCACAGCAGGAGAAGCAGACCAATAACAACGTCAGCTGGATGGTGCATCGTTATGCTCTCTTCAACCTGAATCACCCTCATCATACAG AAGAAGACAGTCATGTTGCAgatgaactttacaaaaaaGTACGTATTCTGTGCTGGGTCATGACCAGCCCTAGCAACCTGCAGTCAAAGGCTCGGCACGTGAAAGCAACATGGAGTCGTCACTGCAACACGGTGCTTTTTATGAGCTCGAAGGATGATCATGACTTCCCAGCTGTGGGCCTTGAAACGGGAGAAGGACGTGATCAGCTCTACTGGAAGACCATCCGGGCATTCCATTACGCTCTGAAGAACCATGGCGACGATGCGGACTGGTTCCTCAAGGCTGACGATGACACTTTTGTGGTGGTGGACAATCTGCGCTTGATCCTGTCTAATTATTCCTCAGAGGAGCCCATCTACTTCGGGAAGCGCTTCAAACCCTATGTCAAGCAGGGCTACATGAGCGGCGGAGCTGGATACGTGCTCAGCAAGGAGGCGTTGAGGCGATTTGTGAAGGGCTTCAGCACAAAAGTGTGCACTCATACGTCCTCTGTGGAGGACCTGGCTATGGGTCAGTGCTTGGAGAAGATGGGAGTGTTGGCAGGAGACTCGAGGGACAGTATACAGCGTGAGACCTTCCACCCATTCATCCCTGAGCACCACCTCACTCAGGTTTTTTCCAAAACTTTCTGGTACTGGAATTACTGCTACTATCCTATCGTGCTG GGTCCACAGTGCTGCTCTGATGTCGCCGTGTCTTTCCATTACGTGGACGCTGACCTGATGTACCTTCTAGAGTACTATACGTACCACCTCCGTCCTTATGGCTACCGGTACCGCTACAAACCTCCAGATCCTTCTCTCCTTCACACAACAGAGAACACCGACAGACCGGTAAAGGTCACTGTGAAAAGAACACCGCATGTAGCAGAACAACCAAAGGCATCCAACTTGACACGGCAGATCCCTGTCAAGCCTGAAGGACAGGGAAAAACAGAGGGGGACAATGTGCAAAAGACAGTCCAAGAGATCAAGTCCGACAACAGCAGCACGGCAACTTTTCAGGAGAGCCAGAGATCATCGTCAGGCAGCTGA
- the tac3a gene encoding tachykinin-3a, which yields MQRSSMRNSSLTGYRGTALTISSSSNAETRPCASLVTFYQIRLRVKMYRGLLLVFLILLVETRLTESSCAEQETQRSTSDESPSFRLAARNLLKRYHDIDYDSFVGLMGRRSADAAADDQSQRKREMHDIFVGLMGRRNSGDDAERPLRKDYPETRGLFFNKCRLRFRRGL from the exons ATGCAGCGATCATCTATGCGGAATTCTTCACTGACAGGATATCGAGGCACAGCTTTAACCATCAGCTCCTCTTCTAACGCAGAGACTCGTCCGTGCGCATCACTTGTGACGTTTTATCAGATCAG ACTGCGTGTGAAAATGTACCGAGGCTTGCTGTTAGTGTTCCTCATCCTTCTGGTTGAGACTCGGCTCACTGAGTCAAGCTGCGCGGAACAAGAGACGCAGAGATCGACCTCCGAC GAGAGTCCAAGTTTTCGACTCGCGGCTCGAAATTTGCTCAAGCGGTATCACGACATAGACTACGACAGTTTTGTTGGTCTCATGGGTCGCAGGAGCGCAG atgctgctgctgatgaccAGTCTCAGCGTAAAC GGGAAATGCACGACATCTTTGTGGGGCTCATGGGACGGCGAAACAGTGGAGATG ATGCTGAACGTCCTTTGAGGAAAGACTACCCAGAGACACGTGGCCTGTTCTTTAACAAGTGCAGACTGAG GTTTCGTCGTGGGTTATAG